In a genomic window of Occallatibacter riparius:
- a CDS encoding universal stress protein, whose protein sequence is MAAVLKPGWSKPSTILFASEIPANEKAFAYAVAQASEFGADLILFHAYDTLVISASETSGVRYYDYASAARTEMQRLEPLAERARAAGLRCEVVVRPGLAADQILAYARERDIDRIVMGTHSPGPIGKLLVGSVAEAVLRTSTVPVFIVGPEVEDGALRNFETKAVLCAVSLGEASAIAAIFAANLAAEHKARLILQHVIRPQDRHEVLAGRSIDQIEGDLIALVPNELQERIEVQAIVVPGDPTEELLYQSRAQHADLIVLGAHGATAFAAITRHGVVYKVLAHSQCPVLTLSPAVLAASGATGDKVSPVETFLAGVF, encoded by the coding sequence ATGGCAGCCGTGTTGAAACCGGGATGGAGCAAGCCCTCGACCATTCTCTTTGCTTCGGAGATCCCAGCCAACGAAAAAGCATTTGCATATGCCGTGGCGCAAGCCTCGGAGTTTGGCGCGGACCTCATCCTGTTTCATGCCTACGACACGCTGGTCATCTCCGCTTCGGAGACGTCGGGCGTGCGCTATTACGACTACGCTTCGGCGGCGCGAACCGAGATGCAGCGCCTGGAGCCACTGGCGGAACGAGCGCGGGCGGCTGGCCTGCGATGCGAGGTCGTGGTGCGTCCGGGTCTGGCGGCGGACCAGATTCTGGCCTATGCACGCGAGCGGGATATCGACCGGATCGTAATGGGTACGCACTCGCCGGGTCCAATAGGCAAGCTGCTGGTAGGATCTGTGGCCGAGGCGGTGCTGCGGACGTCGACCGTGCCGGTATTCATCGTCGGCCCGGAGGTGGAAGACGGAGCACTGCGCAATTTTGAGACAAAGGCCGTTCTGTGTGCGGTGAGCCTGGGCGAGGCAAGTGCTATTGCGGCAATTTTCGCTGCCAACCTGGCGGCAGAGCACAAGGCGCGGCTGATTCTGCAGCACGTGATCCGTCCGCAGGACCGGCATGAGGTGCTGGCCGGACGCAGCATCGACCAGATCGAGGGCGATCTGATTGCGCTGGTTCCGAATGAGCTTCAGGAGAGGATCGAAGTGCAGGCGATCGTGGTGCCGGGCGATCCTACAGAGGAGCTGCTGTATCAGAGCCGGGCGCAGCACGCGGACCTGATCGTACTGGGCGCGCATGGCGCGACGGCCTTTGCGGCCATCACGCGGCACGGCGTGGTCTACAAGGTGCTGGCGCATTCGCAGTGCCCGGTGCTGACGCTGTCGCCGGCTGTGCTGGCGGCGTCGGGCGCGACGGGCGATAAGGTGTCGCCGGTCGAGACGTTCCTTGCGGGAGTGTTCTAG
- a CDS encoding YybH family protein — translation MIQTTIAVGHDLESAPGYRDVLRVAAEEAAAIESGDANRYIALLAPDAVFLPQNEMMKAGEELHTWIRTFLESTLVHYLDFRHLETEVRDDVAYHAYVCRWSVSPHAGGPAEERCVKGLQILRRQADGKWKISVSIANDNPAPPGRCG, via the coding sequence ATGATCCAAACCACGATCGCGGTCGGTCACGATCTCGAATCCGCCCCGGGCTACAGAGATGTCCTGCGTGTTGCGGCGGAAGAAGCCGCGGCCATCGAGTCGGGAGACGCGAACCGGTACATCGCCCTGCTCGCGCCCGATGCCGTCTTTCTGCCGCAGAACGAGATGATGAAGGCCGGCGAGGAACTACACACCTGGATTCGCACCTTCCTTGAAAGCACGCTGGTCCACTACCTTGATTTCCGCCATCTTGAAACCGAAGTTCGCGACGACGTGGCCTATCACGCCTACGTCTGCCGCTGGTCAGTATCGCCCCATGCCGGCGGCCCCGCGGAAGAGCGCTGCGTAAAAGGGCTCCAGATCCTCCGCCGCCAGGCTGACGGCAAATGGAAGATCTCCGTCAGCATCGCGAACGACAATCCGGCACCGCCTGGCCGCTGCGGCTAA
- a CDS encoding VWA domain-containing protein — protein sequence MSLRWLSALLLISALGHTLAGQEASPTKAGADDPQLKSRPAQRAPTAPKARRMQLDAVVTDAWGKPVTGLQPWDFKLLDNDHSSKILYFRAFDNQGVKAQPPVEVILLLDALNLNVQQQGFVRNELTRYLQQNKGQLAHPTTLMVLGDNGVAVQPQPSLDGNALAALLKTVNPHITAFAPTMGIQGAIERFNRSVQQMRLIAENETHKPGRKLLIWISAGWPLLEREQNFLPAESNNKKYFEDIVELSGWLREARMVVYSAAPIDPSMGAAARAPLLYQDFVKPVSDARQAQSGNLGLRVLALHTGGQILGPSNDVAGQINQCIADADSFYQLTFEPAPAEHADEYHSLKLSVVQPGLTVRTDTGYYDQPNPQ from the coding sequence ATGTCGCTCCGTTGGCTCTCAGCCTTACTCCTCATCTCGGCTTTGGGCCACACGCTCGCCGGCCAGGAAGCATCGCCCACAAAGGCCGGTGCCGACGACCCACAACTCAAGTCCAGGCCCGCCCAACGCGCTCCAACCGCCCCAAAGGCCCGGCGCATGCAACTTGACGCGGTTGTTACCGACGCGTGGGGCAAGCCAGTCACCGGGCTGCAGCCGTGGGATTTCAAACTGCTCGACAACGATCACTCCAGCAAAATCCTCTACTTCCGTGCCTTCGACAACCAGGGAGTGAAGGCACAGCCGCCTGTCGAGGTGATCCTGCTCCTCGACGCGCTCAACCTCAACGTGCAGCAGCAGGGCTTTGTTCGTAACGAGCTGACACGCTACCTCCAACAGAACAAGGGACAGTTGGCTCATCCTACGACCCTCATGGTGCTTGGCGACAATGGAGTCGCTGTTCAGCCACAGCCATCACTCGATGGCAACGCGCTCGCCGCCTTGCTGAAGACCGTGAACCCGCACATCACAGCCTTTGCGCCCACCATGGGAATTCAGGGCGCCATCGAGCGCTTCAACCGCTCGGTGCAGCAGATGCGCTTGATCGCCGAGAACGAAACCCATAAGCCCGGTCGCAAGCTGCTCATCTGGATCAGCGCCGGCTGGCCGCTGCTCGAAAGGGAGCAGAACTTCCTTCCCGCCGAGAGCAACAACAAGAAGTATTTCGAAGACATCGTGGAGCTCTCCGGTTGGCTTCGCGAAGCCCGCATGGTGGTGTACAGCGCTGCTCCCATTGACCCTTCCATGGGCGCTGCCGCGCGGGCGCCTCTGCTCTACCAAGATTTCGTGAAGCCGGTCTCGGATGCCAGGCAGGCGCAGAGCGGCAACCTGGGCCTGCGGGTGCTCGCTCTCCACACCGGGGGCCAGATACTCGGGCCCTCCAACGACGTCGCCGGCCAGATCAACCAGTGCATTGCCGATGCGGACAGCTTCTATCAGCTCACCTTTGAGCCCGCGCCCGCCGAACACGCCGACGAATACCATTCGCTGAAGCTCAGCGTCGTTCAGCCCGGCCTGACCGTAAGAACGGATACGGGCTATTACGATCAACCCAATCCGCAATAA
- a CDS encoding TIGR04053 family radical SAM/SPASM domain-containing protein: protein MQPMHNIPARGGLNYDETPFLAIWEVTQSCDLACKHCRAAAQPIAHPDQLTTEEGKRVIDQIAEMNIPIFVFTGGDPLKRPDLYELIRYSAEKGVKVAVTPSATPLLTREAIFKMKEAGVVRLGISLDGSTPEIHDNFRGLPGAWARTIQAVEWAGEAGLPIQVHTTISRHNAHDLDGLCNLFEKLKIVMWNVFFLVPVGRGQLNDLLSGDEFEEVFGKIYELSHRVSFQIKTTEAMHYRRYLLQHNLEERKMGHGHPGSIPRPTEYEPGAPTADAQSRNHGWATRRVNDGKGFMFISHVGNVYPSGFLPIHAGNIRETPLADIYRNAPIFKALRDTSRLEGKCGACEYKEICGGSRARSYALTGDPLAQEPCCIYQPKNWHPEATTVAVKEQSEFANPFVTI from the coding sequence ATGCAACCGATGCATAACATTCCCGCCCGCGGCGGACTGAACTACGACGAAACCCCATTCCTGGCTATCTGGGAGGTCACGCAATCCTGCGACCTGGCCTGCAAGCACTGCCGCGCGGCCGCCCAGCCCATCGCGCACCCTGATCAATTGACGACCGAAGAGGGCAAGCGCGTCATCGACCAGATTGCCGAGATGAATATCCCCATCTTTGTCTTCACCGGCGGCGATCCGCTCAAGCGTCCCGATCTTTACGAACTCATCCGATATTCCGCCGAAAAGGGCGTCAAAGTCGCCGTTACTCCCAGCGCCACCCCCCTGCTGACCCGTGAAGCCATCTTCAAGATGAAGGAAGCCGGCGTGGTCCGCCTGGGCATCTCGCTGGACGGCTCCACTCCTGAAATCCACGACAACTTCCGCGGCCTCCCGGGCGCATGGGCGCGCACCATCCAGGCAGTCGAATGGGCCGGTGAAGCCGGTCTCCCCATCCAGGTACACACCACCATCAGCCGCCACAACGCACACGACCTCGACGGCCTCTGCAATCTCTTTGAGAAGCTCAAGATCGTCATGTGGAACGTCTTCTTCCTCGTTCCCGTGGGCCGTGGCCAGCTGAACGATCTGCTCTCCGGGGACGAGTTTGAAGAGGTCTTCGGCAAGATCTACGAGCTCAGCCATCGCGTCAGCTTCCAGATCAAGACCACGGAAGCCATGCACTACCGCCGCTATCTCTTGCAGCACAACCTGGAAGAGCGCAAGATGGGCCACGGTCATCCTGGCAGCATTCCTCGCCCCACCGAGTACGAGCCCGGCGCACCCACCGCCGACGCGCAGAGCCGCAATCACGGCTGGGCCACCCGTCGCGTGAACGACGGCAAGGGCTTCATGTTCATCTCGCACGTGGGCAATGTCTACCCCTCGGGATTCCTGCCCATCCATGCCGGTAACATTCGCGAAACCCCGCTGGCCGACATCTACCGCAACGCGCCCATTTTCAAGGCGCTGCGCGACACCAGCCGGCTTGAAGGCAAGTGCGGCGCCTGCGAGTACAAGGAGATCTGCGGCGGCAGCCGCGCCCGTTCCTATGCGCTCACCGGTGACCCGCTGGCCCAGGAGCCCTGCTGCATCTACCAGCCGAAGAACTGGCACCCGGAGGCGACCACGGTCGCGGTGAAAGAGCAGTCGGAGTTCGCCAACCCATTTGTGACTATCTGA
- a CDS encoding CRTAC1 family protein: protein MIPGQQPETAPKQEQSGMGGISSAGSFAPVYDAQKRPITAGGFVDSGPVVFEDASKSSGLASWQHVMGTKQKKYILETDGSGVGLVDYDNDGWLDIYLVNGSTYDALSGKSKAPHAALFHNNHDGTFTDVAAKAGVTNDRWGFGVAIADYDNDGWPDIFVCNYGANRLYRNNHDGTFIDMAVKAGVTLGNWSDGATWGDYDGDGRVDLFVSGYVHYDLDRQPTATDGSVPFSYCQLHGIPVMCGPRGLKGETDHLFHQNADGTFTDVSVKAGVADPGAYYGFSATFVDVNNDGRVDLLVANDSEPNYLYINKGDGTFEDQSYVSGFALNKDGREIASMGLAVGDYNNDGFVDMLITDFSDDFKALFRSDGMDNGAIGFSDVGDEAGITQMAVPFVGWGAGFPDYDNDGWKDIMMVNGHVYPQVDEHDWGTTFAERPLLFRNNGNGKFTYIPPVKGTGLATVTSGRGAAFGDLFNNGKIDAVINPIDGPPVLLKNVSSDKHHWVEFKLIGSANPANSKPSPRDAVGATVYLTANGQRQRADVMSGGSYISSNDSRPHFGLGDATDAGTAEIHWPSGQIEKVKLPAPDRIYTIREGAGIISALCAGKPCKADHPAPAKRRP from the coding sequence ATGATACCGGGACAACAACCCGAAACCGCTCCGAAACAAGAGCAGTCCGGCATGGGCGGCATCTCCTCCGCCGGATCTTTCGCCCCCGTCTACGACGCTCAGAAGCGCCCCATCACAGCCGGCGGCTTTGTTGACTCCGGACCAGTTGTGTTTGAGGATGCCAGCAAATCCTCCGGCCTCGCCTCCTGGCAGCACGTCATGGGCACGAAGCAAAAGAAATACATCCTCGAGACCGATGGCTCCGGCGTCGGCCTCGTCGATTACGACAACGACGGCTGGCTCGACATCTATCTCGTCAACGGCTCTACCTACGACGCCCTCAGCGGAAAATCCAAAGCGCCCCACGCCGCGCTGTTCCACAACAACCACGACGGCACATTCACCGACGTCGCCGCCAAAGCCGGTGTGACCAATGACCGCTGGGGCTTCGGCGTGGCCATCGCCGACTACGACAACGACGGGTGGCCTGACATCTTCGTCTGTAACTACGGCGCGAACCGCCTCTACCGCAACAACCACGACGGCACATTCATCGACATGGCGGTGAAAGCCGGCGTCACGCTCGGCAACTGGAGCGACGGCGCGACCTGGGGCGACTACGACGGCGACGGCCGCGTCGATCTTTTTGTCTCGGGCTACGTCCATTACGACCTGGACCGCCAGCCCACCGCTACCGATGGCTCCGTACCCTTCTCGTACTGCCAGCTCCACGGGATCCCGGTCATGTGCGGCCCACGCGGCCTCAAAGGCGAGACCGATCATCTCTTCCACCAGAACGCCGACGGCACGTTCACCGATGTCAGCGTCAAAGCCGGCGTCGCCGATCCCGGAGCCTACTACGGATTCAGCGCAACCTTCGTCGACGTGAACAACGACGGCCGTGTCGACCTGCTTGTCGCCAACGACTCCGAGCCCAACTATCTCTACATCAACAAGGGCGATGGCACGTTCGAAGACCAGAGCTACGTCTCCGGATTCGCGCTGAATAAAGACGGCCGCGAGATCGCCTCGATGGGCCTGGCCGTGGGCGACTACAACAACGACGGCTTCGTCGACATGCTCATCACCGACTTCTCCGACGACTTCAAAGCCCTCTTCCGCAGCGATGGAATGGACAACGGCGCTATCGGATTCTCAGACGTAGGCGACGAGGCGGGCATCACGCAGATGGCCGTCCCCTTCGTAGGTTGGGGCGCGGGCTTTCCTGACTACGACAACGATGGCTGGAAAGACATCATGATGGTGAACGGCCATGTCTATCCGCAGGTGGACGAGCACGATTGGGGCACCACCTTCGCCGAGCGCCCGCTCCTGTTCCGCAACAACGGAAACGGCAAGTTCACCTACATCCCCCCGGTGAAGGGGACGGGCCTCGCCACCGTCACCTCTGGCCGCGGCGCAGCCTTCGGTGATCTCTTCAACAACGGCAAAATCGACGCAGTCATCAACCCCATCGACGGCCCGCCGGTTCTGTTAAAGAATGTCAGCTCGGACAAGCACCACTGGGTTGAGTTCAAGCTTATCGGCAGCGCGAATCCCGCCAACAGCAAACCAAGCCCACGCGATGCCGTCGGCGCTACCGTCTACCTCACGGCCAACGGCCAGCGTCAGCGCGCGGATGTGATGAGCGGCGGCAGTTACATCTCGTCCAACGATTCGCGCCCGCACTTCGGCCTTGGCGACGCAACCGACGCCGGCACGGCCGAAATCCACTGGCCCTCAGGCCAGATCGAAAAGGTGAAGCTCCCCGCTCCCGATCGCATCTACACGATCCGCGAAGGCGCCGGCATTATCTCCGCCCTCTGCGCCGGCAAGCCCTGTAAAGCCGACCATCCCGCACCTGCGAAGCGACGCCCCTGA